In Anabaena sphaerica FACHB-251, a genomic segment contains:
- the hpsN gene encoding hormogonium polysaccharide biosynthesis glycosyltransferase HpsN: protein MNNYPLISVVIPTYRREKLLRDSIIDVLKQDYPHFEVLVVDQTQTHEPETQAFLDEMAAAGKIKLFSLDWASLPGARNYAVRRSSGEILLFIDDDVQLTPGFLAAHAKNYVENPEIGAVAGRVFDRMKLGDSGGELEIEYLPPEAMDPGIAWYHIDLVHTIKPQQVLTARGCNMSFRRDVFTKYEVKFDERFRGSAVREESDFCLRFRQTGYKIWYDPEAYLVHLGEETGGCHDISMRSLEYQLTFYHNHFLLGLKNLTFTQALRLYGRLFDCHVLGNPPCYKSGSPIKVASRGIFYVLGFLKAVGTMIQSAWNDGQIYSRLDKQV, encoded by the coding sequence ATGAATAATTACCCCTTAATTTCCGTAGTTATCCCCACATACAGAAGAGAAAAATTGCTCCGGGATAGCATTATTGATGTCTTAAAACAAGATTATCCCCATTTTGAAGTTTTGGTAGTTGATCAAACCCAAACCCACGAACCCGAAACACAAGCTTTCCTAGACGAAATGGCAGCAGCAGGTAAAATTAAGCTGTTTAGCTTAGATTGGGCAAGTTTACCAGGGGCGCGAAACTATGCTGTGCGGAGATCATCCGGTGAGATTCTTTTATTTATTGATGATGATGTACAATTAACACCGGGTTTTTTAGCTGCCCATGCGAAAAATTATGTGGAAAACCCGGAAATAGGGGCGGTTGCCGGTCGGGTATTTGACAGAATGAAATTAGGTGACTCTGGGGGAGAATTGGAAATTGAATATTTACCCCCAGAAGCAATGGACCCTGGTATTGCTTGGTATCATATTGATTTAGTACATACTATCAAACCTCAGCAAGTTTTAACTGCTAGGGGTTGTAATATGTCTTTCCGTCGGGATGTTTTTACCAAGTATGAAGTCAAGTTTGATGAGAGGTTTCGGGGTAGTGCGGTACGGGAAGAATCGGATTTTTGTTTACGGTTTCGACAGACTGGGTATAAAATTTGGTATGATCCAGAAGCTTACTTAGTACATTTAGGGGAAGAAACTGGCGGTTGTCATGATATTAGTATGCGATCGCTCGAATATCAACTTACCTTCTATCACAATCATTTTTTACTAGGGTTAAAAAACCTCACATTTACCCAAGCTTTGCGACTTTACGGCCGTTTGTTTGACTGTCACGTTCTCGGCAACCCACCTTGTTATAAAAGTGGTTCTCCCATTAAAGTTGCGAGTCGTGGTATTTTCTATGTGTTAGGTTTTCTTAAAGCTGTTGGTACTATGATTCAATCAGCATGGAATGATGGACAAATTTACAGCCGTTTAGATAAACAAGTTTAA
- a CDS encoding glycosyltransferase family 4 protein: MVKVVITGTQHIRTPNLPRNSRHTLIRTKSFPTGRYPIEKLWKPLSSFMAWQPIRGGYEVIHSFNKIIYTNKPWFITFEDHTSLYSNPKNKLESTVYPILRNRLALDNCQKIIAMSDFAKFRITKNIENWDIAEKIKHKLTVIHPNFPIRVNHAKTYDEKQPLQLMFIGHHLARKGGIVALRVAKKAEKLGLPVKINIISGLGIGAGRPTDFPDQNKYAEDLKLLDLDNVNFHKSLPNQQVIDLLSQSHFQLMATLQDSYGFSLVEGFSVATPAITTNICALPELITHGKNGYLLELPLNESREWKNWLHGENLKTEEYWQILTGTYDYLAEAALEQIIKFLDRADKREHYEALSTGALAQAQNVNNAEKQNELFDQLYTTAAGLY, from the coding sequence ATGGTAAAAGTAGTGATCACAGGGACACAACATATCCGCACTCCCAACTTACCTAGAAACTCTCGACATACTTTAATTAGAACCAAAAGCTTTCCCACTGGCAGGTATCCGATAGAAAAGCTGTGGAAACCTTTATCCAGCTTTATGGCTTGGCAACCAATAAGAGGTGGATATGAAGTAATTCACTCTTTCAATAAAATTATATATACCAATAAACCTTGGTTTATTACATTTGAAGATCATACATCTTTATATAGCAATCCTAAAAATAAACTGGAATCCACAGTTTACCCCATTTTAAGGAATCGGTTAGCACTAGACAACTGTCAAAAAATCATTGCCATGTCAGATTTTGCTAAATTCCGAATTACAAAAAATATAGAAAATTGGGATATAGCAGAAAAAATCAAGCACAAATTAACCGTAATTCATCCCAACTTCCCGATCAGGGTTAACCATGCTAAAACTTACGATGAAAAACAACCATTACAATTGATGTTTATAGGACATCATCTAGCTAGAAAAGGCGGAATTGTCGCCTTAAGAGTTGCTAAAAAAGCCGAAAAATTAGGCTTACCTGTGAAGATAAATATCATATCTGGGCTGGGTATTGGTGCAGGTAGACCTACAGATTTTCCTGATCAAAACAAGTATGCAGAAGATTTAAAGCTACTGGATTTAGATAATGTTAATTTTCATAAAAGTCTGCCTAATCAACAAGTAATTGATTTACTTTCACAAAGTCATTTTCAACTAATGGCAACTTTACAGGATAGCTATGGATTTAGCCTGGTTGAAGGATTTTCTGTAGCCACACCAGCCATTACAACTAATATATGTGCATTGCCAGAGTTAATTACTCATGGGAAAAATGGATACCTTTTAGAATTACCACTAAATGAATCTAGAGAATGGAAAAATTGGCTACATGGCGAAAATTTGAAAACTGAGGAATATTGGCAAATTTTAACTGGTACTTACGATTATTTAGCAGAAGCAGCTTTGGAACAAATTATCAAATTTTTGGATAGAGCCGATAAACGAGAACATTACGAAGCTTTAAGCACAGGGGCATTAGCCCAAGCACAAAATGTCAATAACGCGGAAAAACAAAATGAGTTATTTGATCAACTCTATACAACAGCCGCAGGGTTATACTGA
- the hpsL gene encoding hormogonium polysaccharide biosynthesis protein HpsL has protein sequence MAKTKRKSQRGKKQSSADKPALSLKEELAQKRKATQARKEFTSLVGKLIGSGLFLGMVLFFVGGIKLAAPGVLGIIVLTLSYKYPRPALFAFVIYVPFAGTIVYWLGNSPILQLAKDAFFVPFAIAVWQTCKQQNQPFLIPPAIKTPFLLLFSCCMLTLLFINGGQQLNHLPGEVPIGLGLLGLKVFIGYLPLITCVYYLIRTQQDFWFLSRLQVVLFIICGVLGIIQYILLTIGVCKGTVGVEGDALFKASLDARCYFGGALLYTPEQGVIRLPGTFVAPWQWAWFLISGTFFTFATAFSDKSIIWRLISLVSLALVFANAVVSGQRIALALVPVCFVLLLLLTGQLVNLKKFIPLGGGFAIILAIAMAANPTVVQERMDSFISRWNASPPQEFIVAQFYENWKGVHTPIGSGLGRATNSARILGSTKLVETYYPKVLYEVGIVGVLAFLVFVTSLTIAAFKAYRTIKNRNLRTYGASMWVFVLFISYNTYYYPLDVDPVAVYYWLCAGIVFKLPTLDKQAIPEETTVNTKGKKKPLYNNKSSSKSENIDQEINF, from the coding sequence ATGGCAAAAACGAAGCGAAAATCTCAGCGTGGAAAAAAGCAATCGTCAGCAGACAAACCTGCTCTGAGTCTCAAAGAAGAGTTAGCCCAAAAGCGGAAAGCCACCCAAGCACGGAAAGAATTTACAAGCTTGGTGGGCAAACTTATAGGTAGTGGTTTGTTCTTAGGAATGGTGCTTTTTTTTGTCGGTGGAATTAAATTAGCCGCACCTGGTGTATTAGGTATCATAGTCCTCACACTTTCCTATAAATACCCACGCCCTGCTCTATTTGCCTTCGTTATCTACGTACCTTTTGCGGGTACAATTGTTTACTGGTTGGGTAACAGTCCCATCCTGCAATTAGCTAAAGATGCTTTTTTTGTGCCATTTGCGATCGCAGTGTGGCAAACCTGCAAACAGCAAAACCAACCTTTCCTGATTCCTCCAGCCATCAAAACCCCATTTTTGCTCCTTTTTAGCTGTTGTATGCTCACACTGCTGTTTATCAATGGTGGACAGCAGTTAAACCATCTTCCAGGGGAAGTACCCATAGGATTAGGACTCTTGGGATTAAAAGTATTTATAGGTTATCTACCCCTGATTACCTGTGTCTATTATTTAATTCGCACACAGCAGGACTTTTGGTTTTTATCCCGTCTTCAGGTTGTTCTATTTATCATCTGTGGTGTTTTGGGAATTATCCAATATATCCTACTAACAATTGGGGTATGTAAAGGAACTGTGGGGGTTGAGGGAGATGCCTTATTTAAAGCATCACTGGATGCTCGTTGCTATTTTGGTGGGGCATTATTATATACTCCAGAGCAAGGGGTAATTCGCTTGCCAGGAACCTTTGTTGCCCCTTGGCAGTGGGCATGGTTCTTGATTTCTGGTACTTTTTTTACTTTTGCTACTGCTTTCAGCGACAAATCTATTATTTGGCGATTGATCAGTTTGGTTAGTTTAGCATTAGTCTTTGCTAACGCAGTGGTTTCTGGACAAAGAATTGCCTTAGCTTTAGTACCAGTTTGCTTTGTGCTTTTGCTGTTATTAACTGGTCAATTGGTCAACCTCAAAAAGTTTATTCCCTTGGGAGGAGGTTTTGCCATCATTCTAGCAATTGCAATGGCCGCTAATCCTACTGTCGTCCAAGAAAGGATGGACAGTTTTATCAGTCGATGGAATGCCTCACCCCCACAAGAATTTATTGTTGCCCAATTTTATGAAAACTGGAAAGGTGTTCATACTCCTATAGGTAGTGGCTTAGGTCGAGCAACCAACTCAGCCCGGATATTGGGTTCAACCAAATTGGTAGAAACTTATTACCCTAAAGTCCTGTATGAAGTGGGAATTGTCGGAGTACTGGCTTTTCTGGTCTTTGTTACCAGTCTAACTATTGCTGCATTTAAGGCATATCGGACAATAAAAAACCGTAACCTACGGACTTATGGTGCTAGTATGTGGGTATTTGTACTATTTATTAGTTACAATACTTACTACTACCCTCTGGATGTCGATCCAGTGGCTGTTTATTATTGGTTGTGTGCAGGAATAGTCTTCAAATTACCAACACTGGATAAACAAGCAATTCCAGAAGAAACAACAGTTAATACTAAAGGTAAGAAAAAACCTCTATATAACAATAAAAGCTCATCAAAATCTGAAAATATAGATCAAGAAATAAATTTTTAA
- the glmM gene encoding phosphoglucosamine mutase, with the protein MVSSISRSQSSISEGYVAKSEGLTTGIETSFALNLIPLPTTALFGTDGIRGKVGELLSAPLALQIGFWAGIVLRDHAPQKGPVILGQDSRNSSDMLAMALSAGLTAAGLEVWYLGLCPTPCVAYLTSVTDAIGGVMISASHNPPEDNGIKIFGASGGKLSKGLQAEIEAGLRGKIAPGVGVSNCGRHYSRTELVADYGQALQQPLQPQVNLQGMKIVLDLAWGAAVGLAPLIFTQMGADVICLHNQADGDRINVNCGSTHLDILAAAVKEYHADMGFAFDGDADRVLAVDNTGRQVNGDYILYLWGRHLQAQQQLPDNLIISTVMANLGFEKAWQKLGGNMIRTAVGDQYVQAEMLKTGGMLGGEQSGHILCHHYGITGDGLLTALHLAAVVKAAGISLGEMVDQSFQTYPQLLQNVRVEDREKRLGWENCEPVQKAIAQAEAAMGDTGRILVRASGTEPVIRVMVEAADTELVNYWTKELVSQVQQHIA; encoded by the coding sequence ATGGTTTCTTCTATAAGTCGGAGTCAAAGCAGTATATCTGAGGGTTATGTTGCCAAATCTGAAGGATTGACAACAGGAATTGAAACTAGTTTTGCCCTTAACTTAATTCCCTTGCCAACAACAGCTTTATTCGGTACAGATGGCATTCGTGGCAAAGTGGGAGAACTCTTGAGTGCGCCCTTAGCCTTGCAAATTGGGTTTTGGGCGGGTATTGTGTTACGTGATCATGCGCCACAAAAGGGTCCTGTGATTCTGGGGCAAGATTCCAGAAACTCCAGTGATATGCTGGCAATGGCTTTGAGTGCAGGGTTAACAGCAGCAGGGTTAGAGGTTTGGTATTTGGGCTTATGTCCTACTCCTTGCGTTGCTTATCTTACCAGCGTTACTGATGCCATTGGTGGAGTGATGATTTCTGCCAGCCATAACCCACCAGAAGACAACGGCATTAAAATTTTTGGTGCTAGTGGGGGGAAATTATCTAAAGGATTACAAGCGGAAATTGAGGCGGGTTTACGAGGTAAAATAGCACCTGGGGTTGGTGTCAGTAACTGCGGAAGGCATTACTCACGGACAGAATTAGTGGCAGATTACGGACAAGCATTGCAACAACCATTACAACCGCAAGTAAATCTTCAGGGCATGAAGATTGTCTTAGATTTAGCTTGGGGTGCGGCTGTAGGATTAGCACCTTTAATATTTACCCAGATGGGTGCTGATGTAATTTGTTTACATAATCAAGCAGATGGCGATCGCATTAACGTTAATTGCGGTTCTACACATCTAGATATTTTGGCAGCAGCGGTGAAAGAATATCACGCTGATATGGGATTTGCCTTTGATGGCGATGCAGATCGAGTGTTAGCAGTAGATAATACAGGCAGACAAGTTAACGGTGATTACATTCTCTACCTTTGGGGTCGTCACCTGCAAGCACAACAACAACTGCCAGATAACCTGATTATCTCCACCGTCATGGCTAACCTGGGATTTGAAAAAGCTTGGCAAAAACTAGGTGGTAATATGATTCGCACCGCTGTCGGTGATCAATATGTACAGGCAGAAATGTTAAAAACTGGGGGGATGTTAGGTGGTGAACAATCAGGTCATATCCTCTGCCATCATTATGGCATTACTGGTGATGGGTTATTAACAGCATTGCATTTAGCCGCAGTGGTGAAAGCAGCGGGAATTTCTTTAGGGGAAATGGTTGATCAAAGTTTTCAAACCTATCCGCAACTATTACAAAATGTGAGGGTAGAAGACAGAGAAAAACGGTTAGGATGGGAAAATTGCGAACCAGTACAAAAAGCGATCGCTCAAGCCGAAGCCGCAATGGGTGACACTGGGAGAATCTTAGTCCGTGCTTCTGGAACTGAACCTGTAATTAGAGTTATGGTAGAAGCTGCTGATACTGAACTGGTAAACTATTGGACAAAGGAATTAGTCTCACAAGTTCAGCAACACATAGCATAA
- a CDS encoding heme oxygenase (biliverdin-producing) yields MSSNLATKLRLGTKKAHTMAENVGFVKCFLKGVVEKNSYRKLVANFYFIYSAMEEEMEKHKHHPILSKIYFPELNRKHTLEQDLHYYYGYNWREQIKLSPAGEAYVNRIREISATEPELLIAHSYTRYLGDLSGGQILKGIAQTAMKLGEGEGTAFYEFADITDEKAFKAKYRQNLDEMPIDDTTGDRITEEANAAFGVNMKMFQELEGNLIKAIGIMVYNTLTRKRTKGSTELVTAE; encoded by the coding sequence ATGAGCAGCAATTTAGCAACCAAATTACGTTTAGGTACAAAGAAAGCGCACACCATGGCAGAAAACGTGGGTTTTGTCAAGTGCTTTTTAAAAGGAGTGGTAGAGAAAAACTCCTACCGGAAACTAGTTGCTAACTTTTATTTCATCTACTCAGCAATGGAAGAGGAGATGGAAAAGCACAAACATCATCCCATTTTGAGTAAAATTTATTTTCCTGAACTTAACCGCAAGCATACCTTAGAACAAGACCTTCATTACTACTACGGTTACAACTGGCGGGAGCAAATCAAATTATCCCCTGCGGGTGAGGCGTATGTAAACCGGATTCGGGAAATCTCGGCTACAGAACCAGAGTTATTAATTGCCCATTCTTATACCCGTTACCTCGGTGATTTATCCGGTGGACAAATTCTCAAAGGTATTGCCCAAACAGCGATGAAGCTGGGTGAAGGTGAAGGAACTGCTTTTTATGAGTTTGCAGATATTACCGATGAAAAGGCGTTTAAAGCTAAGTATCGGCAAAATTTGGATGAAATGCCTATTGATGATACTACAGGCGATCGCATCACAGAAGAAGCAAATGCTGCTTTTGGTGTGAACATGAAGATGTTCCAAGAGTTAGAAGGTAATTTGATTAAGGCGATCGGTATCATGGTTTATAACACCTTGACACGGAAGCGGACAAAAGGTAGCACTGAATTGGTTACTGCTGAGTAA
- a CDS encoding fasciclin domain-containing protein, with translation MADIVDTAANAGSFNTLVTAVQAAGLVDTLKGPGPFTVFAPTDEAFAKLPAGTVDALLKDIPKLKKILTYHVVAGKVLAADVVKLKSATTVQGSDVKIDASHGVKINDANVATPDVAADNGVIHVIDTVLIPA, from the coding sequence ATGGCTGACATTGTTGATACCGCTGCAAACGCTGGCTCTTTTAACACCTTAGTTACTGCGGTTCAGGCTGCTGGTTTAGTTGATACTCTCAAAGGTCCAGGACCATTTACAGTTTTTGCACCTACTGATGAGGCATTTGCTAAACTCCCAGCAGGTACGGTAGATGCTTTACTGAAAGATATTCCCAAGCTCAAGAAAATTCTGACTTATCATGTTGTTGCTGGTAAGGTTTTAGCAGCAGATGTAGTTAAGCTCAAGTCAGCTACCACTGTACAGGGTTCAGATGTGAAAATTGACGCTTCTCATGGTGTCAAAATAAACGATGCTAATGTTGCAACACCAGATGTTGCTGCTGATAACGGCGTTATTCATGTCATTGATACAGTTTTGATTCCTGCGTAA
- a CDS encoding XisI protein — MDTKLKYQQIIKSILTETAEYRASIPDGYNSQVLFDDEHGRYLVLDIGWNDDQYLHTTPIHVDLIDHKIWIQYDDTEEGIANDFIAAGVPAQDIVLGFRHPKIRQYTNFAVS, encoded by the coding sequence ATGGATACCAAGTTAAAATATCAACAAATCATCAAAAGCATATTAACAGAAACCGCCGAATATCGTGCTTCTATACCTGATGGTTATAATTCCCAAGTTTTATTTGATGATGAACATGGACGTTATCTAGTTTTAGATATTGGTTGGAATGATGATCAATATCTACATACCACACCTATTCACGTAGATTTGATTGATCATAAAATTTGGATTCAATATGATGATACAGAAGAAGGTATTGCTAATGATTTTATAGCAGCAGGTGTTCCTGCACAGGATATTGTACTTGGTTTTCGTCATCCTAAAATCAGACAATATACAAACTTTGCTGTTAGTTAA
- a CDS encoding type II toxin-antitoxin system HicA family toxin: MSQTDKLIQLFLSHPVEVRFEDVRRILIAFGFEEVRSKGSHHTFRHEDGRMQVVPKKEGQKVKGIYIKQIVKLLKLEE; this comes from the coding sequence ATGTCTCAAACAGACAAACTCATTCAGTTATTTCTCTCTCACCCTGTTGAGGTAAGATTTGAAGACGTAAGACGTATTTTAATAGCATTCGGTTTTGAAGAAGTTCGATCTAAAGGAAGTCATCACACTTTCCGTCATGAGGATGGAAGGATGCAAGTTGTACCCAAGAAAGAAGGACAAAAAGTAAAAGGAATTTATATTAAGCAGATTGTAAAACTGCTCAAATTAGAGGAGTAG
- a CDS encoding type II toxin-antitoxin system HicB family antitoxin — translation MSKKNKTERESLEFYLNLKYPVTLYPDPDGGYVAEIKDLPGCMTQGETTDETLFNIEEARSLWIETAYEYGDEIPLPSTQVQYSGKVLLRIPRSLHERLTENAEKEGVSLNQYLVFLLSERNAVKSLRMANVK, via the coding sequence ATGTCTAAGAAAAATAAAACTGAACGTGAGTCACTGGAATTTTACTTGAATTTGAAATATCCAGTTACACTTTACCCTGATCCTGATGGGGGATATGTAGCAGAAATTAAAGACCTTCCGGGATGTATGACTCAGGGAGAAACGACAGATGAAACGTTATTTAATATTGAAGAAGCACGTAGTTTGTGGATAGAAACAGCTTACGAATATGGAGATGAAATTCCCTTACCTTCAACTCAAGTTCAATACAGTGGTAAGGTTTTACTACGGATACCCCGATCATTGCATGAGAGATTAACAGAAAATGCGGAGAAAGAAGGAGTTAGTCTTAATCAATATCTTGTGTTTTTGTTAAGTGAAAGAAATGCTGTTAAGTCTCTGAGAATGGCAAATGTTAAGTAG
- a CDS encoding pentapeptide repeat-containing protein has protein sequence MANEEHLAILKQGVEVWNSSRLMKSLYSFNEIVTYDLSGSDLSNTKLSGANLSGANLSRTTLCLTNFFVTDFSEADLSLADLSFTNLVSANLSGANLSESNLSFANLAGANLSGANLADANLSGANLASANLSGANLTGANLSCANLNWADLSCANLNWANLNNAQIIETNLHNANLTGACIKNWHINNETKLDDVFCEYVYLDYNKTQRRPTYGKFLPGGFASLYTKIIENTTLILSKALELENTINNQGVQFYSNPKIHIWEKLRFRSETEIKIAEALYRTRVLFLPNSLARLTTPKGRENTEADFLICYNGKWGVLEVDGPFHTAERRVEEQERERIFKKNGIKVVERFDAQRCYNNPDEVVQEFFKMIEIGYS, from the coding sequence ATGGCGAATGAGGAGCATTTGGCAATACTGAAGCAAGGGGTAGAAGTTTGGAATAGTTCGAGGCTAATGAAATCTCTATATAGTTTTAATGAAATCGTAACATATGACCTCAGTGGTTCTGACCTGAGTAATACTAAACTGAGTGGGGCTAACCTGAGTGGGGCTAACCTGAGTCGAACTACTCTCTGTTTGACTAATTTTTTTGTGACCGATTTCAGTGAGGCTGATCTGAGTTTAGCTGATCTTAGTTTCACTAACCTCGTAAGTGCTAACCTAAGTGGGGCTAACCTGAGTGAGAGTAATCTCTCGTTTGCTAACCTCGCAGGTGCTAACCTGAGTGGGGCTAACCTCGCAGATGCTAACCTGAGTGGGGCTAACCTCGCAAGTGCTAACCTGAGTGGGGCTAACCTCACAGGTGCTAATCTCAGTTGTGCTAACCTGAATTGGGCTGATCTCAGTTGTGCTAACCTAAATTGGGCTAATTTGAATAACGCGCAAATAATCGAGACAAATTTGCACAATGCAAATCTGACAGGTGCTTGTATAAAAAATTGGCATATTAACAATGAAACAAAATTAGATGATGTATTTTGTGAATATGTATATCTGGATTATAATAAAACACAACGCCGACCTACATACGGCAAATTTCTACCTGGAGGATTTGCCAGTTTATATACAAAAATTATAGAAAATACTACTTTAATTTTAAGCAAAGCTCTCGAATTAGAGAATACTATCAATAATCAAGGAGTTCAATTTTATTCAAACCCAAAAATTCACATTTGGGAAAAACTAAGGTTTCGCTCAGAAACAGAAATCAAAATTGCTGAAGCATTATATCGCACTAGAGTTCTATTTTTACCCAACTCCTTAGCACGACTCACCACACCCAAAGGTAGAGAAAATACAGAAGCTGATTTTCTCATTTGTTATAACGGTAAATGGGGAGTTTTGGAAGTTGATGGACCCTTTCACACCGCCGAACGTAGAGTTGAAGAACAAGAAAGAGAACGCATTTTTAAGAAAAACGGGATCAAAGTTGTAGAAAGATTTGATGCCCAAAGATGTTATAACAATCCTGATGAAGTAGTGCAGGAATTTTTCAAAATGATAGAAATTGGATATTCTTAA
- the cobW gene encoding cobalamin biosynthesis protein CobW produces MATKIPVTVITGFLGSGKTSLIRHLLQNNQGRRIAVLVNEFGELGIDGELLKSCQICPEDETEANQETPENTNIFELTNGCLCCTVQEEFYPTMRELIKRRDSIDCIIIETSGLALPKPLIKAFRWQEIRNAATVDAVITVVDCAAVAAGTFASDLDAIAAQRQEDDSLEHETPLQELFEDQLACADLVILNKTDLVDDQQKSQVLELVKHELPRVVKIVSSDYGKLDPSILLGFAAAVEDNLDSRPSHHDTEEDHDHDDEINSTHVILDRTFDPEKLQARLEKLAQEQEIYRIKGFVAVANKPMRLVMQGVGNRFDKFYDRPWKPEEAKQTSLVFIGRDLQSSEIESQLVGL; encoded by the coding sequence ATGGCCACAAAAATCCCCGTTACCGTCATCACAGGCTTCTTAGGAAGCGGTAAAACCAGCCTGATCCGTCACCTCCTCCAAAACAACCAAGGACGACGTATAGCAGTATTAGTCAACGAATTTGGCGAACTGGGGATAGATGGTGAATTATTGAAATCTTGTCAAATTTGCCCGGAAGATGAAACAGAAGCAAATCAAGAAACTCCAGAAAATACTAATATATTTGAACTAACAAACGGCTGTTTATGCTGCACCGTTCAAGAAGAATTTTACCCGACAATGCGGGAATTAATTAAACGCCGAGATAGTATTGATTGTATTATCATTGAAACCTCTGGTTTAGCCTTACCAAAACCCTTAATTAAAGCCTTTCGTTGGCAAGAAATCCGCAACGCTGCTACAGTAGATGCAGTAATTACAGTTGTAGATTGTGCTGCGGTTGCTGCGGGAACATTTGCTAGTGATTTAGATGCGATCGCTGCACAAAGACAAGAAGATGATAGTCTAGAACATGAAACACCATTACAAGAATTGTTTGAAGATCAACTTGCTTGTGCAGATTTAGTGATTTTGAATAAAACTGATTTAGTTGATGATCAACAAAAATCCCAAGTCCTAGAATTAGTCAAGCATGAATTACCTAGAGTTGTGAAAATTGTCTCTAGTGATTATGGTAAATTAGACCCATCTATATTATTAGGATTTGCAGCCGCAGTTGAAGATAATTTAGATTCACGTCCTAGTCATCATGACACCGAAGAAGACCATGATCATGATGATGAAATTAACTCAACTCACGTCATTTTAGACCGCACATTTGACCCAGAAAAGCTACAAGCAAGATTAGAAAAACTGGCACAAGAACAAGAAATTTACCGAATTAAAGGTTTTGTCGCAGTTGCTAATAAACCCATGCGGTTAGTTATGCAAGGTGTAGGAAATAGATTTGATAAATTTTATGATCGTCCTTGGAAACCAGAAGAAGCAAAACAAACCAGTTTAGTTTTTATCGGTCGTGATTTACAATCTTCAGAAATAGAATCTCAATTAGTCGGTTTGTAA
- a CDS encoding ABA4-like family protein, protein MNITDLFNVANLFVLPFWALMILLPNWNVTRKVMESYLPFVILAAAYLYLFVTSITPENAAALSNPQLADIARFFSNETAAATGWIHFLVMDLFVGRWIYWEGQKTGIWTIHSLALCLFAGPLGVLSHVFTYWISKAFSKSSEGEDVTVEEKAAVN, encoded by the coding sequence ATGAATATCACAGATTTGTTTAACGTTGCCAATTTGTTTGTTTTGCCTTTTTGGGCTTTAATGATTTTATTACCCAACTGGAATGTCACCCGCAAGGTAATGGAATCTTATTTACCTTTTGTAATTTTAGCTGCTGCATATTTGTATTTATTTGTCACCAGCATTACTCCAGAAAACGCCGCTGCTTTATCAAATCCTCAATTAGCAGATATAGCCAGGTTTTTTAGTAATGAAACAGCCGCTGCTACAGGTTGGATTCATTTTCTGGTAATGGATTTATTTGTAGGTAGATGGATTTATTGGGAAGGACAAAAAACAGGTATTTGGACAATTCACTCTTTGGCTTTGTGTTTATTTGCAGGCCCTTTAGGTGTGCTTTCTCATGTTTTCACCTATTGGATTTCAAAAGCCTTTTCTAAAAGTTCTGAAGGTGAAGATGTGACGGTAGAAGAAAAAGCTGCCGTTAATTAA
- a CDS encoding acetyltransferase: MFLQLKDSSDLVKIVDFQELIDPNTEIVHAKDQEGQEEQETETYRKDNLVFPSGEKLPRCWLDADYRTAHAA, encoded by the coding sequence ATGTTTTTACAACTTAAAGATAGCAGCGATTTAGTCAAAATTGTTGATTTTCAAGAACTAATTGACCCTAATACTGAGATTGTACACGCTAAAGACCAAGAAGGGCAAGAAGAGCAGGAAACAGAGACCTACAGAAAGGACAATTTAGTTTTTCCATCAGGAGAAAAACTACCACGCTGTTGGTTAGATGCTGACTATAGAACAGCGCACGCTGCTTAA